A genomic window from Variovorax paradoxus includes:
- the xseA gene encoding exodeoxyribonuclease VII large subunit has product MNLRESNSAPGPRVWAVGALCHAVADALDARFNPVTVRGEISGFSRASSGHCYFALKDESGQLRCAMFRRAAGLLDFSPRDGDQVEVRGRLAVYEPRGDLQLVVESLRRAGQGALFEQFMQRKARLEAEGLFDPARKRALPAMPRAVGVVTSLGAAALHDVVTALRRRVPHIPVVLAPAAVQGANAPAELMRALQSLYDFAPAVDVILLVRGGGSIEDLWAFNDETLARTIVQSPVPLISGVGHETDFTIADFCADLRAPTPTAAAELVSAPRDMWLGALDLLDERLGDALGGRLDALGQRVDQAAGRLGRPSNLVTRQQLRLAHHVQRLRYAVLSRRERLSQVPRSIAADFPLKLGRALVQRRERLERVALRMRLLDPALVLQRGYAWLTDTEGHAIVSATQLAPGDAVKARLADGEVDLTVTPGDATGTRPTLPQ; this is encoded by the coding sequence GTGAACTTGCGTGAATCGAATTCCGCGCCCGGGCCGCGTGTCTGGGCAGTGGGCGCGCTGTGCCATGCGGTGGCCGACGCGCTCGATGCGCGCTTCAATCCGGTGACCGTGCGCGGCGAGATCTCGGGTTTTTCGCGCGCGTCAAGTGGACATTGTTACTTCGCGCTCAAGGACGAGTCCGGCCAGCTGCGCTGCGCGATGTTCCGGCGGGCAGCCGGTTTGCTCGACTTTTCGCCTCGCGATGGCGATCAGGTCGAGGTGCGCGGGCGTCTTGCGGTGTACGAGCCACGCGGCGATCTTCAACTGGTTGTAGAGAGTTTGCGGCGAGCCGGGCAGGGCGCCTTGTTCGAGCAGTTCATGCAACGCAAGGCACGCCTGGAAGCCGAGGGACTCTTCGATCCGGCGCGCAAGCGGGCGCTACCGGCCATGCCGCGCGCGGTCGGCGTCGTCACGTCGCTGGGCGCGGCGGCCTTGCACGACGTTGTGACGGCGCTACGAAGACGCGTTCCACACATTCCGGTCGTACTTGCACCCGCGGCAGTGCAAGGAGCCAATGCGCCGGCCGAACTGATGCGGGCGCTGCAATCGCTCTATGACTTTGCACCCGCCGTCGATGTGATCCTGCTGGTGCGTGGCGGTGGCTCCATCGAAGACCTCTGGGCCTTCAACGATGAGACCCTGGCGCGCACCATCGTGCAGAGCCCGGTGCCGCTGATCAGTGGTGTGGGGCACGAAACCGACTTCACCATCGCCGACTTCTGCGCCGATCTGCGCGCGCCCACGCCAACCGCCGCGGCAGAATTGGTGAGTGCGCCGCGCGACATGTGGCTCGGTGCGCTCGATCTGCTCGACGAGCGTCTCGGCGATGCGCTGGGCGGGCGCCTTGATGCCCTTGGACAGCGCGTCGACCAGGCGGCGGGGCGCCTCGGTCGACCCTCGAACCTTGTGACGCGCCAGCAACTGCGCCTGGCGCACCATGTGCAGCGCCTTCGGTATGCGGTGCTGTCGAGGCGGGAGCGCCTGTCGCAGGTGCCCCGGTCAATCGCTGCGGACTTTCCCCTGAAGCTGGGGCGTGCACTGGTGCAGCGTCGTGAGCGCCTGGAACGCGTGGCCTTGCGCATGCGGCTGCTCGATCCGGCACTGGTCTTGCAGCGTGGCTATGCGTGGCTGACCGATACAGAAGGTCATGCGATCGTCAGCGCAACGCAACTGGCGCCGGGCGACGCCGTCAAGGCACGGCTCGCCGATGGCGAAGTCGACCTGACCGTCACGCCGGGCGACGCGACGGGAACGCGTCCGACGCTACCTCAATAA
- a CDS encoding superoxide dismutase encodes MEHVLPPLPYALDALAPEYSKETLEYHYGKHHNAYVVNLNNLQKGTEFESLTLEEIIKKSSGGIYNNAAQIWNHTFFWNCMKPQGGGAPTGALAKAIEAKWGSYDAFKEAFVKSAVGNFGSGWTWLVKKADGSVDIVNTGAAGTPLTTADSALLTVDVWEHAYYIDYRNLRPKFVETFLAKLVNWDFVAKNFG; translated from the coding sequence ATGGAACATGTGCTCCCACCCCTGCCGTACGCCCTCGACGCGCTGGCACCCGAGTATTCGAAGGAAACCCTCGAGTACCACTACGGCAAGCACCACAACGCCTACGTGGTGAACCTCAACAACCTGCAAAAGGGCACTGAGTTCGAGTCGCTGACGCTTGAAGAGATCATCAAGAAGTCCAGCGGCGGCATCTACAACAACGCCGCGCAAATCTGGAACCACACCTTCTTCTGGAACTGCATGAAGCCCCAGGGCGGCGGCGCTCCCACTGGCGCGCTGGCCAAGGCCATCGAAGCCAAGTGGGGCAGCTACGACGCCTTCAAGGAAGCCTTCGTGAAGTCGGCCGTGGGCAACTTCGGCTCGGGCTGGACCTGGCTGGTGAAGAAGGCCGACGGCTCCGTGGATATCGTGAACACCGGCGCCGCCGGCACGCCGCTGACCACTGCAGACAGCGCGCTGCTGACGGTAGACGTCTGGGAACACGCCTACTACATCGACTACCGCAACCTGCGCCCGAAGTTCGTCGAGACCTTCCTGGCCAAGCTGGTGAACTGGGACTTTGTCGCCAAGAACTTCGGCTGA